The following coding sequences lie in one Rhodohalobacter barkolensis genomic window:
- the sprA gene encoding cell surface protein SprA has product MMHLASATEVYAQQTDQEEGDIEENGEFQNTFRGIKGDQVAPIYFQPIPKLYFITLPAEEIYIETRNDGGFYVEKRIEGYRSGFPVSVSFPKYADMNRERVKQENWQQLIRETNRRDETQRGIFDMSVDIPGGRESAFSSIFGSPEVNLRVNGVATMNVGASVQRSEDPSLPPDQQTRIDPTFDQSLQLNIQGNIGDKLTIQTDWDTERQFDYQNRLSISYEGYEDEIIKSIEMGNVNMNTGNSLIRGSGALFGIKSVAELGSFRLTSIISQQDGESNVETISGGSQEQPIQLRPADYSDDRHFFLDYYTRQEFENSMANPQQLSQTLQIADVEVWVLRENIQSDEGARLAVALADLGVVRDGTEGFLPPENDQDVFDAALLDQFRDPQTGVSPEDLGVTDSRNFEEGYFTPLEEGTDYTINKISGYISLRRGLGSREVLAISFTYRGSNNEIINVGELNRSGNDRIFLKMLRPQNVSTDSDLFNLTMRNIYSLGVSDINRESLELELEFTEQNIARDRLPGRSATLLQDLGLDRVDSQGALEPDNQLDFGTGTLDPQNGLVIFPYLEPFGNRIREVLQDSPASEEEIERLSYDELYEERNRNASQSSKNGFYRFSGTSRGGLQENYNLGFALVEGSVRVYANGNQLQENVDYQVDYSFGSITILNDRYTAPGQDIRIEYENQALTSIEQKTFTGLRAEYDITNNFQVGGTFFRFNERPLDDKIRIGDEPISNSVIGLDANARFDTPFLTRAVDWLPLIQTRENSEFEFSGEFAQLRPGVSETRAVRRAIRNNELFEDEEEGLSFVDDFEGSNIKINLLNATRWNLAAAPAAVPGYEPDESIFLEEDFPGAPVSDQQSRLDRSDLRSKLSWYSIPRNISTILGNVDFTPESQPVEVTDVFPGRETQNPQEEIITTLDVFYDPTSRGQYNYNSELRTLLEDEPERTWGGMTAVIPSGQEDFSQNNIEFLEFWVQPVLEDGQPAQTGTIDDFDGKIYIDVGLVTEDVVPNSKLNTEDGLALNPETLILDSQMNPRSALPANPPPPEGQFSNENREIEDVGLDGMPNSGGVNGLNEQTIFEEFVDQMRVQWGAGSEEFEQISSDPSNDDYIFYGESLVQDLPLHERFHRMLGHGDGNTPIDQSERRASTNRPNTEGLVNPSTVALNNSYFQYEVELNPADENRLEIGSPGTYIVDRVPGSRQQDRWYQVRIPLDEFKRTVGDINDFQNITYIRIWMSGYEQPFTLRFASLEFVGSQWRQDENINSQSDPNADIKISTINIEENSNRRPIPYRQPRGAIRAQNRGTQLQSLQNEQSIVLQGENIGPGSLQLVKRVYPGGLNLLNYSNMRMFVHGEGYEERGEAELVMRFGNDLENNYYEYRQPVTPSNPNFPYQEFDPGGNQLIDEEAEQVWRYDENSMNIVLSAFNQLKQLRDQEGGGSLSEVYERSDILEDAVPGAVVAIKGNPSLGRVSEVGMGIRNPFDPDNPSGPGTPILNAELWLNELRVSGFDNETGWAANAKSSLKIADFATLNANLIRQTQGFGSLDSRLGQRRVSNEIAYDLSTTVNLDSFIPERYGWNIPVSLSTRRSNSVPKYLPNQGDVRLTDFEQAVRSRTDLNEDEQDQLIEQQIRDVETYSESYSVNLSNLSKQNSQNWLARYTLDNTTFNYVYNTTDGRTPEYLFQDNWNYNASVRYNHNFRTARYVRPFNLLSNIPLAGTLAGLQLGITPTNFSSSLSTRRSYEERKRRTLQNQQEFALQQTHSFTYTSNLGFGYNLTPSVSTSFQSQSIFDLGRASIKDAGLTGVDSDAFETESSFDVFRDLIFDDLSPRRSSYSENYTASWQPRLSQISVLNWLNYNARYSGGYRWENSPFGSNQGSRVSNTFRLDHTLRVNTETLLNKIPFYENAVEADRDESREREISRDSDEESAGYTFGEQFSYYARKTFLAVFSLRSADINYSSSKTGSQAGYDGGSSFFDMFGGDNFTPSFGYRIGIEERIRQDRLISNPDGTGSIQIPANNTYSDNITLGTRLNPFTNLSIDLSWQTQWDERRTESISLSANNEISSVVSSSGNISSSIWAFGSGYEKLFRNQLQSAFDGMSSVDNVIGADNGNTVLNSVALQEDFRKAYMGRAPTIGDKNFTPIPLPNWRINWTGIEEIFPWIGRYMQRATITHSYSGLYRVGWNLNNDADTPISRRLGIYQIEDTRPEFDPSSVNIEKRFAPLVQLNITWDNGLRTQMGYETSKLTSLSLSNTQVSERTSKGVRVQFAYTLRNFRLPFFRRLTNNVDLTLNGNYIEDSEQRFLLDADLERALQVDATQINRDPDAYDFNPRPPTGQTRINTSAVVGYRFSNTIQANFEYGFTQILPKSSRTFKRTTHDIRFNIRINIRSS; this is encoded by the coding sequence ATGCATTTAGCTTCAGCGACAGAGGTATATGCTCAACAGACAGATCAGGAAGAAGGAGATATTGAGGAGAATGGTGAATTTCAAAATACGTTCAGGGGTATCAAAGGAGATCAGGTAGCCCCAATTTATTTTCAGCCCATCCCAAAACTCTACTTTATCACACTTCCGGCGGAAGAGATTTATATCGAAACCCGAAACGACGGCGGGTTTTATGTCGAAAAACGAATTGAAGGATATCGGTCCGGCTTTCCTGTTTCGGTATCATTTCCAAAATATGCCGACATGAACCGTGAACGGGTTAAACAGGAAAACTGGCAGCAGTTAATCCGAGAAACAAACCGACGGGATGAAACGCAGCGCGGTATTTTTGATATGAGTGTGGACATTCCGGGTGGCAGGGAATCTGCATTCTCGTCTATTTTTGGAAGCCCGGAGGTGAATCTGAGAGTCAATGGAGTAGCCACCATGAATGTGGGTGCCTCTGTACAGCGATCTGAAGATCCCAGTTTACCGCCGGATCAGCAGACACGGATCGACCCTACTTTTGATCAAAGTCTTCAACTTAATATCCAGGGAAATATCGGTGATAAACTGACGATTCAAACCGATTGGGATACCGAGAGGCAATTTGATTACCAAAACCGGTTGAGTATCTCCTACGAGGGATATGAGGATGAGATCATCAAGAGTATTGAGATGGGAAATGTGAACATGAACACCGGAAATTCACTGATTCGCGGCAGTGGTGCTCTGTTTGGAATTAAATCGGTTGCAGAATTAGGTTCATTTAGGCTTACGTCCATTATTTCTCAACAGGACGGTGAGAGCAATGTGGAAACCATTAGCGGTGGTTCGCAGGAACAGCCGATTCAGCTTCGTCCGGCCGATTACAGTGATGACCGGCACTTTTTCCTGGATTACTATACTCGTCAGGAATTTGAAAACAGTATGGCAAACCCTCAGCAGCTGTCTCAAACGCTTCAGATAGCCGATGTTGAGGTGTGGGTACTGCGAGAAAATATACAGTCAGATGAGGGCGCTCGTCTCGCTGTAGCTTTAGCAGATTTGGGAGTTGTAAGAGACGGGACGGAAGGTTTTTTGCCACCGGAAAATGATCAGGATGTGTTTGATGCAGCACTTTTAGATCAATTTCGTGACCCGCAAACCGGAGTTTCTCCAGAGGATTTGGGAGTGACCGATTCAAGGAATTTTGAAGAGGGATATTTTACACCGCTGGAAGAAGGCACGGATTACACCATCAATAAAATTTCAGGGTATATATCGCTTCGAAGGGGATTAGGGTCGAGAGAAGTGTTGGCAATTTCGTTCACCTATAGAGGAAGCAATAATGAAATAATTAATGTAGGTGAACTTAACCGAAGCGGTAACGACAGGATTTTCCTGAAAATGCTGCGTCCGCAAAATGTATCGACAGATAGTGATCTTTTTAACCTGACTATGCGGAACATCTACTCATTAGGTGTGAGTGATATCAATCGGGAAAGCCTTGAGCTCGAGTTGGAATTTACGGAGCAAAATATTGCCCGCGACCGGCTGCCGGGAAGATCTGCAACGCTTCTGCAGGATTTGGGACTGGATCGGGTTGACTCGCAGGGAGCTTTGGAACCCGATAACCAGCTTGATTTTGGCACAGGTACATTAGATCCTCAAAACGGATTGGTCATATTTCCATATCTGGAGCCATTCGGAAATCGTATCCGTGAGGTTCTGCAAGATTCTCCGGCTTCGGAAGAGGAGATTGAGAGATTATCCTATGATGAACTGTATGAAGAGAGAAACCGGAATGCATCTCAAAGTTCAAAGAATGGATTTTATAGATTCAGCGGTACATCAAGGGGCGGACTGCAGGAGAACTATAACCTGGGATTTGCACTGGTTGAGGGGTCAGTCAGAGTTTATGCAAATGGTAATCAGCTTCAGGAGAATGTAGATTATCAGGTAGATTATTCATTTGGAAGCATTACCATCCTCAATGATCGATACACCGCACCGGGGCAGGATATTCGGATTGAATATGAGAATCAGGCGCTGACTTCCATTGAACAGAAGACATTCACCGGTCTGCGCGCAGAATACGACATCACCAATAATTTCCAGGTTGGAGGCACTTTCTTTCGGTTCAACGAGCGGCCGCTGGATGATAAAATCCGAATCGGTGATGAGCCAATCAGTAACTCAGTGATTGGCCTGGATGCAAATGCTCGTTTCGATACTCCATTTTTAACGCGCGCAGTGGATTGGCTTCCTCTGATCCAGACCCGCGAAAACTCAGAGTTTGAATTCAGCGGCGAGTTTGCACAACTCAGGCCGGGAGTATCAGAAACCCGTGCTGTACGCCGGGCAATCCGTAATAATGAGTTGTTTGAAGATGAGGAGGAGGGATTGTCTTTCGTGGATGATTTTGAAGGATCAAATATTAAAATCAATCTTCTGAATGCGACAAGATGGAATTTGGCGGCAGCTCCGGCAGCTGTACCGGGGTATGAGCCGGATGAATCCATTTTTTTAGAAGAAGATTTCCCGGGAGCTCCGGTTTCTGACCAGCAATCGAGACTGGATCGTTCTGATCTGAGGTCGAAACTATCCTGGTACTCCATCCCCAGAAATATTTCGACAATTTTAGGAAATGTAGACTTTACGCCGGAATCTCAACCTGTTGAGGTTACCGATGTATTTCCCGGCAGGGAGACACAAAATCCACAAGAAGAGATTATCACAACACTGGATGTATTTTATGATCCAACTTCCCGGGGGCAGTATAACTACAACTCTGAACTGAGAACGTTACTCGAAGATGAGCCGGAACGAACCTGGGGAGGAATGACGGCCGTGATACCCTCCGGACAGGAGGATTTTTCTCAAAACAATATTGAATTTCTGGAGTTTTGGGTTCAGCCGGTACTCGAAGACGGACAACCGGCACAAACAGGCACGATTGACGATTTTGACGGCAAAATATATATCGATGTAGGTTTGGTTACAGAAGATGTAGTTCCAAACTCCAAGCTAAATACAGAGGATGGACTTGCTCTTAATCCCGAGACCTTGATTCTGGATAGCCAGATGAATCCAAGATCCGCTCTGCCAGCTAATCCTCCTCCGCCTGAAGGACAGTTTTCTAATGAGAACAGAGAGATCGAAGATGTTGGCCTCGATGGGATGCCAAATTCAGGTGGCGTCAATGGGCTGAATGAGCAGACGATATTTGAGGAATTTGTAGATCAGATGCGTGTGCAGTGGGGAGCCGGGAGTGAGGAATTTGAGCAAATTTCTTCCGACCCTTCAAACGACGACTATATTTTCTACGGTGAGTCTCTGGTTCAGGATTTGCCGCTTCATGAACGATTTCACAGGATGCTCGGGCACGGTGATGGCAATACACCAATTGATCAAAGCGAAAGAAGAGCTTCTACCAACCGGCCTAATACGGAAGGCTTGGTTAATCCATCAACAGTAGCTCTGAACAACTCCTATTTTCAATACGAGGTAGAGTTGAATCCGGCCGATGAGAATAGGTTGGAAATCGGTTCACCGGGTACATATATCGTAGACCGGGTCCCGGGATCCCGTCAGCAAGATCGTTGGTACCAGGTACGGATTCCACTCGATGAATTCAAGCGAACTGTGGGTGATATAAACGACTTTCAGAATATCACATACATTCGAATCTGGATGTCGGGTTACGAACAACCCTTTACGCTGCGCTTTGCATCTCTGGAATTTGTTGGGAGTCAGTGGCGGCAGGATGAGAATATAAATTCCCAGAGTGACCCCAATGCGGATATTAAAATCAGTACGATAAATATTGAGGAGAATTCAAATCGGCGCCCCATTCCGTACCGGCAACCAAGGGGTGCAATTCGTGCACAAAATCGAGGTACGCAGCTGCAATCCCTGCAGAATGAACAGTCAATTGTTCTTCAAGGAGAAAATATTGGTCCGGGCTCTCTTCAGTTGGTTAAACGGGTATATCCCGGTGGGTTGAACTTGCTCAACTACTCCAACATGCGAATGTTTGTACATGGGGAAGGATATGAGGAGAGAGGAGAGGCAGAACTGGTGATGCGCTTCGGCAACGACCTTGAAAATAATTACTACGAATACAGGCAGCCAGTAACCCCATCGAACCCCAATTTCCCTTATCAGGAGTTTGATCCGGGCGGTAATCAGCTTATTGATGAAGAAGCTGAGCAGGTGTGGAGGTATGACGAAAACAGCATGAATATTGTGCTGTCGGCATTCAATCAATTGAAGCAGCTCAGGGATCAAGAGGGGGGCGGCTCACTATCTGAAGTGTATGAGAGATCAGATATTCTGGAAGATGCTGTTCCCGGCGCAGTGGTTGCCATTAAAGGAAATCCATCTTTGGGCAGAGTGTCTGAGGTGGGTATGGGAATTAGAAATCCGTTCGATCCGGATAATCCGAGTGGCCCCGGTACGCCGATTTTGAATGCTGAACTTTGGCTGAATGAATTAAGGGTTTCAGGTTTTGATAATGAAACCGGTTGGGCCGCAAATGCAAAATCATCTCTGAAAATAGCTGACTTTGCCACGCTTAATGCAAATTTAATTCGGCAGACTCAAGGCTTTGGTTCACTGGATTCCCGTTTGGGACAAAGGAGAGTAAGTAACGAAATTGCGTATGACCTATCTACTACTGTCAATCTGGATAGCTTTATACCGGAGCGGTACGGCTGGAATATTCCGGTAAGCCTGTCGACAAGAAGATCAAATTCAGTTCCCAAATATTTACCGAATCAGGGAGATGTTCGCCTCACAGATTTTGAACAGGCTGTTCGTTCCAGAACGGATTTAAATGAAGATGAGCAGGATCAACTCATTGAACAGCAGATCCGTGATGTTGAGACCTATTCCGAGAGCTATTCGGTAAACCTGTCGAACCTGTCCAAGCAAAATTCACAAAATTGGTTAGCTCGATACACTCTGGATAACACCACATTCAACTATGTATATAATACTACAGACGGCCGTACGCCGGAGTATTTATTTCAGGATAATTGGAATTATAACGCCTCTGTGAGGTATAATCATAACTTCAGGACTGCCAGATATGTCAGGCCCTTTAATCTTCTCTCCAACATTCCGCTGGCCGGAACTCTGGCCGGTTTACAGCTGGGAATTACACCCACAAACTTCTCATCATCACTGAGTACCCGCCGTTCGTATGAAGAGAGGAAGAGAAGAACGTTACAGAATCAGCAGGAGTTTGCCCTGCAGCAAACGCATAGCTTTACATATACCAGCAATCTGGGATTTGGTTATAATCTGACTCCTTCCGTATCAACCTCATTTCAGTCGCAAAGTATTTTTGACCTGGGCCGGGCTTCTATAAAAGACGCAGGATTAACCGGGGTAGACAGTGATGCATTTGAAACTGAATCTTCATTTGATGTATTCCGTGATCTGATCTTTGATGACCTCTCTCCTCGCCGCAGCAGCTATTCGGAGAACTATACGGCAAGCTGGCAACCCCGATTGAGCCAAATATCAGTTCTGAATTGGTTGAACTATAATGCACGATATTCGGGCGGCTATCGGTGGGAAAATTCACCGTTCGGCTCCAATCAGGGATCTCGTGTATCCAATACATTCAGGCTCGACCATACCCTTAGAGTAAACACGGAGACACTGCTGAATAAAATTCCTTTTTATGAAAATGCAGTTGAAGCAGACAGGGATGAATCGCGCGAACGTGAAATCAGCAGAGACAGTGATGAGGAATCGGCAGGCTATACGTTTGGAGAACAGTTTAGCTATTACGCCAGAAAAACATTCCTGGCCGTGTTTAGCTTACGCAGCGCAGACATCAATTATAGCAGTTCAAAAACCGGTTCTCAGGCCGGTTATGACGGAGGTTCAAGCTTCTTTGACATGTTCGGGGGAGATAATTTTACCCCTTCATTTGGATACAGAATTGGTATTGAAGAGAGAATTAGACAGGATAGATTGATTTCCAATCCGGACGGTACAGGTTCAATTCAGATTCCGGCTAACAACACATATTCAGATAACATCACGCTGGGAACTCGACTCAACCCATTTACGAATCTGTCGATCGATTTAAGCTGGCAAACGCAATGGGACGAACGCCGCACCGAATCCATTTCATTGAGTGCCAACAATGAAATCTCTTCTGTAGTGAGTTCTTCCGGCAATATAAGTTCGAGTATCTGGGCTTTTGGCAGTGGCTACGAGAAATTGTTCAGGAATCAGCTTCAATCCGCTTTTGACGGTATGAGCAGTGTGGACAACGTTATCGGAGCGGATAACGGTAATACGGTGTTGAACAGCGTTGCACTTCAGGAAGACTTCAGAAAAGCCTATATGGGCAGGGCACCAACGATTGGAGACAAAAACTTTACTCCGATTCCTCTGCCAAACTGGAGAATCAACTGGACGGGTATTGAGGAAATATTTCCTTGGATTGGCCGCTATATGCAGCGTGCAACCATTACGCATTCTTACAGCGGTCTCTACCGTGTGGGCTGGAATTTGAATAACGATGCTGATACTCCGATATCCAGGAGATTGGGAATTTACCAGATAGAGGATACCCGCCCTGAATTTGATCCGTCTTCTGTAAATATTGAGAAGAGATTTGCCCCGCTGGTTCAACTGAATATCACCTGGGATAATGGATTGAGAACCCAAATGGGTTATGAAACCAGTAAACTGACGAGCCTTTCACTCTCGAATACGCAGGTTTCTGAAAGGACATCCAAAGGGGTGAGGGTTCAGTTTGCATATACACTGCGTAATTTCAGGTTGCCGTTTTTCAGAAGATTGACCAACAATGTGGATCTGACGTTAAACGGAAACTACATCGAAGACTCTGAACAGCGATTTTTACTGGATGCGGATCTGGAGCGTGCCCTTCAGGTCGACGCCACGCAAATTAACCGGGATCCGGATGCCTATGATTTTAATCCGAGACCGCCGACAGGGCAAACTCGCATTAACACATCTGCTGTAGTGGGTTATCGTTTCTCCAATACGATTCAGGCAAATTTTGAGTACGGATTTACCCAGATTCTTCCAAAGTCGTCCAGAACGTTTAAGCGAACTACGCACGACATCCGCTTTAATATTCGGATCAATATTCGGTCTTCGTAA
- a CDS encoding alpha/beta hydrolase family protein, protein MKYFKWQALFLLFLFTLSCGDNNSIDEPEFEYLVSEEFNRTITQSSMEFFWTFAGQSDAAAFIEYDVDVYRILYQTTDLAGNPIEASGAVMIPKEASQPELLSIQHATIFSNVEAPSVDGTTNSVVTRKSIFASAGNIVFLPDYLGYGVTSQQPHPYQHKESLATASYDMMMAGMEFLEANEFEWSGSTIDLIGYSEGAYATLALAQKIETGPSPLQAGLISMGAPIFDLSSTMDFIINNIDQPAECVACYAYFLQTYHEIYSLQNPVSDYFNSPYDERISSGLFDGSQSAAQVASQLPESMTELFTDSFIERYLNGEEEELELAVAENNILYVPEADVLLVHGDEDGVAPIFNSDDFEARAQQSGKTNLTYIRPEGVNHTEGIFPWGLETLDRLSSASKILAEN, encoded by the coding sequence ATGAAATATTTTAAATGGCAGGCTCTTTTCCTGCTCTTCCTCTTTACGCTTTCCTGTGGCGATAATAACAGTATCGATGAGCCCGAATTTGAATACCTGGTATCTGAGGAATTTAACCGTACGATTACTCAGTCTTCCATGGAGTTTTTCTGGACATTTGCGGGGCAGTCTGATGCAGCTGCGTTTATTGAATATGATGTTGATGTGTATAGAATCTTATATCAGACTACGGATTTAGCCGGGAACCCCATTGAGGCTTCTGGAGCCGTAATGATACCGAAGGAAGCCTCACAGCCGGAACTTCTGTCCATTCAACACGCTACGATATTTTCGAATGTTGAAGCTCCATCGGTTGATGGAACAACCAACTCTGTAGTAACCCGAAAATCCATTTTTGCTTCAGCAGGAAACATTGTATTTCTGCCGGACTACCTCGGTTATGGAGTGACGTCCCAGCAGCCGCATCCCTACCAGCACAAAGAGTCGCTGGCAACGGCCAGTTACGATATGATGATGGCCGGGATGGAGTTTCTTGAAGCGAATGAGTTTGAGTGGTCGGGCAGCACCATCGACCTGATTGGTTATTCTGAAGGAGCCTATGCCACGCTAGCTCTTGCTCAGAAAATAGAAACCGGTCCGTCACCTCTTCAGGCAGGATTGATATCTATGGGTGCACCCATTTTTGATCTGTCATCCACAATGGATTTTATAATCAACAACATCGATCAGCCAGCCGAGTGCGTGGCCTGCTACGCCTATTTTTTACAGACCTACCACGAGATTTACAGCTTACAGAATCCCGTGAGTGATTATTTCAACTCTCCGTACGACGAGAGAATCTCTTCAGGCCTGTTTGACGGTTCACAAAGTGCAGCCCAGGTTGCATCTCAGCTTCCCGAGTCTATGACAGAACTCTTTACGGATTCCTTTATTGAACGATATCTGAATGGTGAAGAGGAGGAGCTTGAATTGGCGGTTGCAGAGAACAACATTCTTTATGTGCCGGAAGCAGACGTTCTGTTGGTGCATGGAGATGAAGATGGGGTTGCCCCGATTTTTAACAGCGACGATTTTGAGGCTCGTGCCCAGCAGTCGGGAAAAACAAACCTGACTTATATCCGACCGGAGGGTGTAAACCATACGGAAGGGATCTTTCCATGGGGATTGGAAACGCTGGACCGTTTGAGCAGCGCTTCAAAAATATTGGCGGAGAATTAA
- the coaBC gene encoding bifunctional phosphopantothenoylcysteine decarboxylase/phosphopantothenate--cysteine ligase CoaBC, with product MLSGKRIILGVTGGIAAYKAVYLLREFQKAGAEIRVTMTPSATRFVGSETFAALSRNEVAVEVFNDSEPGKNWTKHIHWGEWADLFVIAPCTANTLSKIVHGQSDNMLTSTLLAARCPVLICPTMDGEMYESPAVSKNLKEVREMGYYVLEPDEGYLASGLEAIGRLPESDAILKRSAQIIKEHRIQGPLTGKKVVVTAGPTREYIDPVRFISNPSSGKMGIAMADAARALGADVTLLHGPITEKIPDRIQTKSFISADDLFELMKDHQDADIVIKSAAVSDFKPVTRSNQKEKKDRAKLSVELERNPDILSWLGEHKKKGQVLIGFAMETENLMENARAKLEKKNLDWICANSLSEKGSGFASDTNTIHLIGHERQLEFTGSKKEIASQILQEIFGS from the coding sequence ATGCTTTCCGGGAAACGCATCATACTTGGCGTTACCGGTGGTATAGCTGCATATAAAGCAGTCTACTTATTAAGAGAATTTCAAAAAGCGGGAGCTGAAATCAGGGTTACCATGACCCCTTCGGCTACCCGCTTTGTTGGTTCTGAGACGTTTGCCGCTCTCAGCCGTAATGAAGTTGCCGTTGAAGTTTTCAACGATTCGGAACCCGGAAAAAACTGGACCAAACATATTCACTGGGGCGAATGGGCCGACCTGTTTGTGATTGCACCCTGCACGGCTAACACGCTGTCTAAAATTGTACATGGCCAGTCAGACAACATGCTCACCTCTACCCTCCTGGCCGCAAGATGTCCGGTTTTAATCTGTCCCACAATGGATGGCGAGATGTATGAAAGCCCGGCCGTTTCCAAAAATTTAAAGGAAGTTCGGGAGATGGGTTACTATGTTCTTGAACCCGACGAAGGTTACCTGGCCAGTGGACTGGAAGCCATCGGACGTCTGCCTGAATCGGATGCCATCTTAAAACGATCGGCTCAAATCATTAAGGAGCATCGGATTCAAGGCCCGCTGACCGGAAAGAAGGTTGTTGTAACAGCCGGACCCACACGAGAATACATCGATCCTGTTCGGTTTATATCCAATCCAAGCTCCGGCAAAATGGGAATTGCTATGGCAGATGCCGCCCGGGCACTCGGTGCGGATGTTACTCTGCTACACGGTCCCATCACAGAAAAAATTCCCGATCGAATTCAAACTAAATCGTTCATTTCCGCTGATGATCTATTTGAACTGATGAAAGATCATCAGGATGCAGACATCGTCATAAAATCGGCTGCTGTTTCTGATTTTAAACCTGTCACCCGATCGAATCAAAAAGAGAAGAAAGACCGGGCCAAACTCTCTGTTGAACTTGAACGAAATCCCGACATTCTCTCCTGGCTGGGTGAACATAAAAAGAAGGGACAGGTACTGATCGGTTTTGCCATGGAAACAGAAAACCTGATGGAGAACGCCCGTGCCAAGCTCGAAAAGAAAAACCTCGACTGGATCTGCGCCAACTCACTGAGTGAAAAAGGGTCCGGTTTTGCCTCGGATACAAACACGATCCATCTTATTGGCCACGAACGGCAGCTTGAATTTACCGGCTCAAAAAAAGAAATAGCCTCTCAAATACTTCAAGAGATTTTCGGCTCTTAA
- a CDS encoding DNA-directed RNA polymerase subunit omega produces MPIRTLNLENLGSKKGNRYEKIVAMSKRARQIAAQEKMELDEKLKYFEGFEDEDEFTFNEEQERISKAFEKLPHATQRSVDEMLEDKVTYRYPNKEI; encoded by the coding sequence ATGCCGATTCGAACACTCAATTTAGAAAACCTTGGTAGCAAAAAAGGCAATCGTTACGAAAAAATTGTAGCGATGTCTAAGCGAGCACGTCAAATCGCTGCACAGGAAAAGATGGAACTCGACGAAAAACTCAAATATTTTGAGGGCTTCGAAGATGAAGACGAGTTCACTTTTAACGAAGAGCAGGAAAGAATCTCCAAGGCGTTCGAAAAACTGCCGCATGCAACTCAGCGTTCTGTAGATGAAATGCTGGAAGACAAGGTAACTTACCGTTACCCTAACAAAGAGATTTAA
- the gmk gene encoding guanylate kinase yields the protein MSKRGKILILVSPSGGGKSTMTKRLLKDFDKLKFSVSATTRSPRKGEKDGVHYHYLSKETFKQKIENDEFLEWEEFYNGTMYGTLRSVVENELNKGYFILLDIDVLGAKNVKKLYGDEALALFIKPPSLEVLKDRLIARGTETEETLQTRIERAEKEMKYASDFDEVIINDDLETAYNRIKETVSTFINS from the coding sequence ATGAGCAAAAGAGGAAAAATTCTGATTCTTGTTTCACCCAGCGGCGGTGGGAAATCGACCATGACTAAACGTCTGCTGAAAGATTTCGACAAGCTGAAGTTTTCAGTCAGTGCCACAACCCGTTCTCCTCGAAAAGGCGAAAAAGATGGCGTTCATTATCACTATCTCAGCAAAGAAACCTTCAAACAAAAAATTGAAAATGATGAGTTTTTGGAATGGGAGGAGTTTTACAACGGCACAATGTATGGTACTTTACGTTCAGTCGTTGAAAATGAGCTGAATAAAGGCTATTTTATTCTGCTTGATATTGATGTATTGGGTGCAAAAAATGTAAAGAAGCTCTATGGCGATGAAGCATTGGCTCTTTTCATTAAACCCCCATCTCTTGAAGTATTAAAAGATCGTTTGATTGCCAGGGGAACTGAAACAGAAGAGACCCTGCAAACACGCATTGAACGGGCTGAAAAAGAGATGAAGTACGCATCCGATTTTGATGAAGTCATTATCAATGATGATCTGGAAACTGCATACAACCGGATCAAAGAAACGGTTTCAACTTTTATAAATTCATAA